One Arcobacter sp. FWKO B genomic window, CTGGAATATTTGAAACATATAATGCTGCACTAGCGGCATTTAAAGCAATAACTTGTAAATCAACTTCCTTATCAGCACTTAAAACCATCACTGTAATTGTTGTTGGATATACATATCCACTTGGAAATAATGGTCTTAAGCTTCTATCTATTATTCTAGAAGTTAATGTTTCAAAATCACTAGGTTTTCCTTCTCTTTTTACAAACCCTCCAGGAAGCTTTGAAGATGCATATGTTTTTTCAATATACTGAACTGTTAATGGAGTAAAATCTTCACTTACAGGATTATCAAACTCACTTACAACAGTTGCTAGCACAACAGCTTTCCCAACTTTTAACATTACTGAACCATTTGCTTGTTTTGCTACATAATTTAATGTATATATTTCTTTTTGATTATTAACTTCAAATTCACAAACTACTGACATTATTATCCTTTTAAATATGTTTCTATTTTATTCATCTCAATAAACTCTAAATTTTTATAATAAAAATCTATTGATACAAAATGATTTATAGCTTTATAGTAGTATAAATCATCTGCTATTGATTCCAAGTCACCAACTGTTGCACTTGGAATAACTGGTGTTGCAACCGATACTGACTTAGCACCTAACTTTATGGCTGTCTTAATACAAGCCATCATTGTAAGTCCAGTATTTAAGCCTTCATCCACAAGTAAAACATTTTGTTCATACAAATTACTAAGTGGTCTATCTCTATATTTCCTTATTGTTGGAACCAATATCTTTTCAAATCTTTCTTTTGCTTTTATAAAAATAGTCTCTAAATTGATATCAAAAGACCTAACCAACTCTTCATGTATCACAACTTCTTCTTTTTCCGTTACAATTGCTATCTCACATTCACCATTGTGTGGTGCCATTACTTTTTCTGTAAACATATAATCTATATGTGCACCAATTTTATGTGCTATCTCTTTTGCTATTGGTAAACCACCAGTTGAAGTAGCGATAACTATCCAATTTTCTAATCTCATACTTTCAATTGGTAATACTTTCATTAGATATAAACTTGCTTCCAATCTATCTTCAAAAATATTTTTATTTTCCATTATCGCCTACTTAACTTCTTTATTGATTTGTTCTAGACTTAGTAAATTGCTGTTGAATGCCACCTATTGGTCTAAGTTCTATATTTAGATAAACAACATCTTGTCTTATTGCTTTATTATCTACTGTTGAAGCTGCAACTAGCTCATCAGCAAATTTTAAATGTAAAAACCAGCAACCTTTATCTATTGTCAATCTATACTCTTTTCTATTAACTACTTTGTCTAGTATATTATAATTTTCTTTATAAGACAATTTATAGTACTTCCAAAAACCAAAACCAGCCTCATAAATAATTGATTCTGAACTATCTTTTTGAGAATTTGGAGTTTTTTTAGTCCAATAATGAGTAGTATTAAAAAAATAATCACTATACTTTAAACCAAATGTTGTAGCAGCCTCTACGAGTTGATTATCATCATGATTATAAAATAGTCTATTTGATATAGAACCATATTTATGATAATAAGTAATCTCATTTTCCAAATCACCAAGTTTTGTTCTACCATCACTATTATATAATACAGCTTGTCTGATTTTGTGATTTAATATTAAAGTCGCAAAATCTCTACTATAAAATGACTGACTTAACCAAAAAGATAAGTTTTTATTTGTCTCCGTAATAGGAAAAGGCTTTAAAACTCCATCATTATTAGTTGTTTTATATATATCACCTTTGATATCTGCATTATTTGGTATATATAGTTTACTTCCTAAATTTATAGTATGTAAAAAACTATCATATGGCTTTATTAAATTTGTTGAAGCTGAGATAGAGTGCCTTAACTGAAAATATTGTGCATCTTTATATTCTTTTGTAAGGTTATTTTTATCATAATCTAAATGAGTAAAATACAACTCTTCTTGTAATGATATATTCAAATAATCATCAAATAAGCTAAAACCATAAAAAAATGGCAAACTAACATTAGTTTCTTTTACCTGTAAACCTTTTTTTCTTGTATAGTTAGTAAAAGATGTATCAGCTGAATACAATAGATTTTGAGTAATTAGAGGTGTTGAAAACTTATGATAATGTAATGTTGGCAATTTTTGTATAGTTTCATCATTAGAATCAGCTGATGTATCTTTATAATATCTTAGATATGTTCCAAAATAATCATCATTTGTTTTATAAAAATAGTTTATTTTAGATTCCACATTGCTAGCATATGATTTTTCACCAGCTCTATCTGACAAATTTTTATATTCTATATCTCTTAAAAGCTCAATATCAGCATAAAAACCATCTTCATCATCTTGTGTTGCAAATAATTTACTTCTTTCATAATTTATATTAAGACCATAATGCTCTTTATTTTTTAGTTCATGCTTTGTTCTATATTCTTTATTTTCGCTAAAATAACCATAGCTTACTTTTAACATAGAATTAGGACTATCTGCATATCTAAAGTATGTATAAAGTCCAACACCCCTTTTTGCACGATACTGAGGTACTAACTCCAAATCCCAATCATCAGCAGGTGCAATAAAATATGGCTGTATATATTGAAACCCTTCATCACTAGAATATCCTATTGTTGGAACCAAAAGTCCAGTATGTCTGTTTGTGTTTGTATAAAATGCAAAGTATGGAAGATATAAAACTGGTACACTTTTTATATAAAGTCTGTTGTTAAAAGTTTGTAACCAGCTATATTCATCATAATGAGCACCACTTGAAAACCTAATACTCCAGTCTGGATTATTACAGTCACAACTTGACATATATGAGTCTTGAAAAAAAACATCATTTTCTTTAGATGAAACTTCAGCAGATTCAATCCACAAATTGTTTTCATACATCATAAAAACAACTTCTTGATTTGATGATACTTCAAATTCTATAAAAGCGTAGTCACTAATTGAGAGATTTTTATTATCTTTTAAAATATTTACATTGTCGTATAGCTGAACTACATTTGTTTGCTTGTTATATATTACTTTTTGTGCAGTAATATAATAAGTAGGTGAAAACATAATTACTTCACCAGTTGCAGTTATAACTTCATTATCATAAACTAAATTTTTTGCTACAATTTGAAATTGCTCTTTTGTTTCATTCAAATTAGATGCAGCAAAACTAATTCCAATAGCTGTAATTATAAGTAAAAGTATTTTATGCATTAACTACCAAAGTTTTACCAAGTTTATCTTGAAAAGTTTGTCTACCATCATTAAAAAAAGCGTATATAAAACCTAAATAAAAAAACATTTCACTTAAAATTCTTGTAAAAGACCTTACCAAAGCATTTATAAAACCAACTTTTCCAAAATCATCATAGTCAATTACTTTAATTTTAGCAACATATTTACCAATAGTAGCACCATAATACCATACAAAAAAAGTATGATACACTATTTTTAACAAAATTATTGGAACTAGGTAACTATTTATAACTGCCATAACAGCAACAAAATCATCACCTTGGGCAACAATATTATCCCAAAATATAAGTGCAATTATAAAAGTAACTAAAAGATCATCAATTATAAAAGCTTTAATTCTAGCACCAAATGATGCTAATTCAAGATTATTTGAATCATTTTGATTATTGCTTTGCTCAATCATATATTACCTCAAAGCTTGATATGCAATATCACTTCTAACCTTTTTACCAGCAAAATGAACTTGCCCACAAAGCCCATATGCTCTATCTCTTGCTTCTTTTATGCTATCACCTATTCCAACACACACCATAACTCTTCCACCAGTTGCAAAAAGCTTATCATCATCTTTTGTAACTCCAGCATATGATATATGAGAGTTTTGTCTTAAATCATTATCTACTATTTCATCCACTATAATCTGGGCAGCTTCAGAGTTACTATAAGGATAATTTTTACTAGCCATTACTACACCAACAGCAAATTTAGGTAAAAACTCTATTTTTAGATTTGATAAATCTTTTGTAGCACCTTTATAAAAAAGCTCACTTACTGGTGTTTTAAGAAGTGGCATAAGTATCTCACACTCTGGATCTCCAAATCTTACATTAAATTCTAATGTATATGGTTCACCTTTTACAACCATAACTCCAATAAACAAAACACCTTCAAAAGGAGCATTTTCTTTTTTCATACCATCAAGTGTAGGTCTTATTATTCTTTGTCTTACTTTTTCATATAGCTCTTCATCCACCAAAGGTGTTGGGGCATATGCACCCATTCCGCCAGTATTTGGACCAGTATCTCCATCACCTACTCTTTTGTGATCTTGAGCTGCTGGAAGAAGTATAAAATCATCACCATCACATATAGCAAACATAGAAAGCTCATATCCATCTAAAAACTCTTCTACTACTACCTTAAGTCCAGCATCACCAAATGAAGAACCACTAAGCATATCCGAAACTGCATTTGTAGCTTCTTCGTAAGTTGAAGCAATAATTACACCTTTACCACCACATAATCCATCAGCCTTTACAACTATTGGAGGTGTTAAGGTATTGATAAATTTTCTTGCATCTTCTAGGCTATCAGTTTCAATAAATCTAGCTGTAGGTATATTATATTTTTTTAAGATATTTTTCATATATACCTTTGAACCCTCAAGCCTTGCAGCATCTTTTGATGGCCCAAATATTACTAAATCATTAGCTTTAAAAATATCAACAACACCATCAGTCAAAGGAGCTTCAGGACCAACTATTGTTAAATCTATTGAGTTTTCTTTTGCCCAAAGTGCAAGTTCGTTATAATCTTTAATATTTATGTTTGAACCAAGTTGATCTGTAGCACCATTTCCAGGACAAAAATAAAGAGAGTGACTGTTTTCCTTAGAAATCGCAAGTCCTATAGAGTATTCTCTTCCACCATTTCCTAAAATCAAAATATTCATTAATTTCTCCATATAGTTTAACTAATAACTAATAATTCTAATTTTTGTTGCAAAGCAACTCAATAATTATTAACTATTAGTTATTAATTATTAATTAAATATATTCCCAAGCAGGCGTTAACCACTAAAGTGGCCCTAAAAGCCAACAAATTGCAGATTGAGCATCCTTTAGGAACTGCTACAAGTGAGCGTTACACACCAGATGACTACGAAATCCACTAAAAATACAATTATCGGACCCTCAAAGTGTGGGAATCCCGCTTTGCCTAGGAAAATCTTATATTAAAATATAATCTTATTATAGCTAATTTTAAATTAATTTTGCTAAGTTTATAGAAGCTTCAATAGAAGTTTTGTGAGGTATTTTATAATTTATATTTTTTGGCAAATAAGAAGCAGTTGTTTTTCCTATACAAATAGCTTTAAAACTATCATCCCAATTGAAATTTTCAAAAAAACAATTTATTGCAGATGGAGAGGTAAATATGATGGTTGAATTTTTCTCAATTTTTATATAGTTTGTTTTTTTACAAGTTGTTTCATAAGCAATAATAGAAGTTAAATCTATATTATTTGTTTTGAGAATTGATTCCAAATTAGAAACCACCTCTTTTGCTCTAAAATAAACAACTTTTTTTTCTTTTAGTAAATCTATTAATTGTTTAGCAAACTCATTCCCATGACCATTTGTCCCAGTGTATGCAAGATTTGCATTGAGTGATTTTAAGTATGTGGCAGTTGGCTCTGATATACAATAAGATGGGATTTGCTTCCAATTAATTTTCGATTTTTCTAGTGCTTTAACACTATTTTTTGAGGTAAAAACTAAAGCATCTGCATCTGATAAGTCAATACCAATATCAAAGAAATTAATATCCAAAAGAGGTAGATTTTCTACCCCTTCGTATATCTTGTCATTGTTTGTCAAAAATATTTTTGACAACTTTTATTCCCATTCTATAGTAGCTGGTGGTTTAGAGCTAATATCATATACTACTCTATTTATCCCATCAACTTCATTGATTATTCTTCTACTCATTTGTTCTAGTATTTCATGAGGAATATGGGCAAAAGTTGCTGTCATACCATCTGTTGCTTCAACTATTCTAATACAAGCTGTGTTGTCATAAGTTCTATTGTCACCCATTACACCAACGGATTTTACATTTAAAAGTACAGTAAATGCCTGCCATGTTTTATCATAATATCCACTTGCTCTTAGGACATCCAGCATAATAACATCAGCTGCTCTTAAAATCTCTAAATCATCTTTGTTTACTTCACCCATTATTCTTATAGCAAGACCTGGTCCAGGGAATGGATGTCTGCCAATCATATCTTTTGGAAGACCAAGTTCAAGTCCTAAAATTCTAACTTCATCTTTAAATATCTCTCTTAAAGGCTCAATTAACTCAAAAGTCATCCAATCAGGAAGTCCACCAACATTATGGTGTGATTTTATAGTTTTACTAGGACCTTTTACAGCTACTGATTCTATAACATCTGTATAAAGTGTACCTTGTGCTAGATATTTGATACCATCATGTTTTTTTGCTTCAGCATCAAATACTTCAATAAAAGTTTCACCTATAATTTTTCTTTTTCTCTCAGGGTCAGTAACACCTGCAAGTCTTGATAAGAAAAGTTCACTTGCATCAGCAGTTATAAGATTTACTCCCCTACTTTTGAACATAGCCTCAACCTGCTCTCTTTCGTTTGCACGAAGTAATCCATTATCAACAAAAACTGGAACTAATTGATCACCAATAGCTTCAGCCAAAAGTGCAGCCACAACAGAGCTATCAACTCCACCACTTACTCCACACAATACCTTATCTTTTCCAACTTTTGCTTGTATTTTTGCTATTTGTTCTTTTGCAAAACTTCCCATATTCCATGTACTTTCACATCCACAAATATATTTTGCAAAATTTTTAAGAAGTTTTGAACCCTCTTGGCTATGGTAAACTTCTGGGTGAAATTGGAATGCAAAAATATTTTTATCAATATTTGCTATAGCAGCATAAGGTGAGTTTTCACTAGTTGCAATTTTTTCAAATCCACTTGGAAGAACATCCACTCTATCACCATGACTCATCCAAACAATTTGTCCATCTTGTGTATCTTTAAAAATTGGACTAACACCAACAAAACTAAGTTTTGCTTTTCCATACTCGTGATGATCAGCAGCGATAACACTTCCACCTAGCGTATGAGCAATTAATTGCATACCATAACAAATACCTAATATTGGCAATCCAAGATTAAATATTTCGCTACTTGGATGATAAGAATCTTGTGCATAAACTGAAGCTGGACCACCAGAAAGGATTATCCCTTTTGGAGTTCTTGCTTTTATTTGCTCTATGCTTTCGTTATAAGGTACTATTTCGCTATAAACACCACTTTCTCTAAGTTTTCTTGCAATAAGCTGTGTATATTGTGATCCAAAATCCAAAACTAATATTGGTACATGATTCATATTTTTCCTTTATTTAAATTAATCTTTAATATAATGAGCACCTAAGGACTCTTTTCTATTTAGTGCAGCCTCAAGTATAGCTTTTGCTGTTAAAAGCCTCAAATACAAAAGCCTACCTATGTCCTGTGTCAAATACTCATTTACCTTTGTCAAAGCATACTCCAAACCACTATGCGTTCTTACTATTGCAGCATGTGTCCACATAAGCTCTCTTAGCTCATTTTTTATAGCTTTATCAGCTGGTTTTTGTAAAATATAGTGCTTAATCAAAGAGTTATACTGAGTAGGATCTATTTTAATATCATTATTTAAAGAATCCATTACAGCAATTTTTGAAAAAACTAATCCCTCAAGCAATGAATTACTAGCCAATCTATTTGCACCATGAACTCCACTACAAGCAGCCTCACCTATTGCATACAAATTTTTCATCCCTTTTACTTTTGCATCAAGTGTAGTTTCTATACCACCCATAGCATAATGAAAAGCTGGAGATATAGGAACTCTTTCAAATGGTAATTCAAATCCAAGTTCTTTTAAATTTTTATATATATTTGGAAATCTCTTTTTAAAAAAATCTTTTTTAAAATTTTTAAACGATAAATAAACCTGTGAACCTGTTTTTAATGCATAATCAAATATGGCACGACTTACCACATCTCTTGGGGCAAGCTCGCCATCACAATGGTAATCAAATAAAAATCTTCTTCCATCTTCATCTTCTATTTCAGCCCCTTCACCTCTTAGAGCCTCACTTAAAAGTGGTTTTCTTGCAAAATCAGTATATGTAAAAACTGTCGGATGAAACTGCATCATTTCCATATCTTTTAATGCAAGTCCCTTTTCAGAACAAATTCCTTGAATATCACCTGATACAGTGGTTGAATTTGTGTGATATTTATAAATAGACCCAATACCACCACTTGCTATTATTGTATTATGTGCATAAACAACTCTTTGTTTTTCACCTGATCTTATAACTGCACCATAGCAAAGGTCATCTTGAACTAATAGATCTATTACAACCGAATCAGTTACTACCTCATGTGGACATGTACCAAGAAGAAAAATATGTAGCATTCTCCCTGTTGCATCACCATCAGCATGTAATATTCTACTCCTTGAATGAGCTGCTTCTTTTGTAAAAGCAAGTTCACCAGCTTCATTTTTATCAAATTCAAACCCTTTTTCTATAAGGTCATGAATAGTCTCTAGAGAAATTTTACTAAGCTTTGTAACTGCTTCAATATCATTAAGCATAGCACCAGCTTCAATGGTATCTTTTATATGCATTGGTATATCGTTTTCATTTACAGCTGTTGCAACTCCACCTTGAGCCCAAAATGTATTACATTCCCAAGGAACTTTTTTGCATACCAATAAAACTTTTTTATTCTCAGGTATATAGCTTGCTGCACTAAGTCCAGCCACTCCAGTACCTATTATAATATAATCATATATCATCTAATTATTACTTTCAACATACTTTGGTGGAGCCTTATATCCACACCCAGACATACCAAATAATAAAATAGAAGCTACAAATATAATAGATAATAAAGAAAGTATGTTTTTCTTTGCCATTTACTATATGCTCCGTTTGTATTTAAAATTAAAAATCTATAAAATTAGATATAATTCTAGCCAAATTAAGCTTATAGCTAATTAAACAGAAACTTCAAATTAAGATTTTACACATTTTTAATTACTTTAAGCAATTATATCTAAAATTAAAAATAGTTTTAAACAAAATTTTAATACAATATTTAAAAAAAAGGATTTGCGATGAATCAACTTACAAATAAAGCTATTGCTTTGGCAATTTCTGTTTTTGCATCTGTGTCTTTAGCTAATGCTCAATCTGTTACCGTTAAGGTAACCGAACAAATTGCAATCACTAAGCCTTTTACAACAAAAATAAAAACTGGTGAAAGATGTTATGAAGATACTGTTGAAGTAATGGTAAATTGTGGCAATGATGATACTAACACAATAGGGATAGATACCTTAATAGGTGCTACTTTGGGTGTTGTTATCGGAAATCAAATTGGAAGTGGTAGTGGCAGAGATGCTGCTAAAATAATAGGTGGTTTAGGTGGTGGGTATATTGCCAACCAACAAAGAAGCAATAAACAATGTAAAACATATAATCAAATCACTAGATGTGAGCCGATTTATGAATATGTTACAGAGGAAAGAGTTGTAGGTTACAGAAACTGTGCAGAGTACAATGGGCAAAAAATCTGTAAAGAAACTGCTGGACCATTAGATACTCTAACAGTTACACAAAAAATAGTAGTTCATTAAT contains:
- a CDS encoding phosphoribosyltransferase — encoded protein: MENKNIFEDRLEASLYLMKVLPIESMRLENWIVIATSTGGLPIAKEIAHKIGAHIDYMFTEKVMAPHNGECEIAIVTEKEEVVIHEELVRSFDINLETIFIKAKERFEKILVPTIRKYRDRPLSNLYEQNVLLVDEGLNTGLTMMACIKTAIKLGAKSVSVATPVIPSATVGDLESIADDLYYYKAINHFVSIDFYYKNLEFIEMNKIETYLKG
- a CDS encoding LPS-assembly protein LptD; protein product: MHKILLLIITAIGISFAASNLNETKEQFQIVAKNLVYDNEVITATGEVIMFSPTYYITAQKVIYNKQTNVVQLYDNVNILKDNKNLSISDYAFIEFEVSSNQEVVFMMYENNLWIESAEVSSKENDVFFQDSYMSSCDCNNPDWSIRFSSGAHYDEYSWLQTFNNRLYIKSVPVLYLPYFAFYTNTNRHTGLLVPTIGYSSDEGFQYIQPYFIAPADDWDLELVPQYRAKRGVGLYTYFRYADSPNSMLKVSYGYFSENKEYRTKHELKNKEHYGLNINYERSKLFATQDDEDGFYADIELLRDIEYKNLSDRAGEKSYASNVESKINYFYKTNDDYFGTYLRYYKDTSADSNDETIQKLPTLHYHKFSTPLITQNLLYSADTSFTNYTRKKGLQVKETNVSLPFFYGFSLFDDYLNISLQEELYFTHLDYDKNNLTKEYKDAQYFQLRHSISASTNLIKPYDSFLHTINLGSKLYIPNNADIKGDIYKTTNNDGVLKPFPITETNKNLSFWLSQSFYSRDFATLILNHKIRQAVLYNSDGRTKLGDLENEITYYHKYGSISNRLFYNHDDNQLVEAATTFGLKYSDYFFNTTHYWTKKTPNSQKDSSESIIYEAGFGFWKYYKLSYKENYNILDKVVNRKEYRLTIDKGCWFLHLKFADELVAASTVDNKAIRQDVVYLNIELRPIGGIQQQFTKSRTNQ
- a CDS encoding RDD family protein, with product MIEQSNNQNDSNNLELASFGARIKAFIIDDLLVTFIIALIFWDNIVAQGDDFVAVMAVINSYLVPIILLKIVYHTFFVWYYGATIGKYVAKIKVIDYDDFGKVGFINALVRSFTRILSEMFFYLGFIYAFFNDGRQTFQDKLGKTLVVNA
- the purD gene encoding phosphoribosylamine--glycine ligase, encoding MNILILGNGGREYSIGLAISKENSHSLYFCPGNGATDQLGSNINIKDYNELALWAKENSIDLTIVGPEAPLTDGVVDIFKANDLVIFGPSKDAARLEGSKVYMKNILKKYNIPTARFIETDSLEDARKFINTLTPPIVVKADGLCGGKGVIIASTYEEATNAVSDMLSGSSFGDAGLKVVVEEFLDGYELSMFAICDGDDFILLPAAQDHKRVGDGDTGPNTGGMGAYAPTPLVDEELYEKVRQRIIRPTLDGMKKENAPFEGVLFIGVMVVKGEPYTLEFNVRFGDPECEILMPLLKTPVSELFYKGATKDLSNLKIEFLPKFAVGVVMASKNYPYSNSEAAQIIVDEIVDNDLRQNSHISYAGVTKDDDKLFATGGRVMVCVGIGDSIKEARDRAYGLCGQVHFAGKKVRSDIAYQALR
- a CDS encoding uroporphyrinogen-III synthase — its product is MSKIFLTNNDKIYEGVENLPLLDINFFDIGIDLSDADALVFTSKNSVKALEKSKINWKQIPSYCISEPTATYLKSLNANLAYTGTNGHGNEFAKQLIDLLKEKKVVYFRAKEVVSNLESILKTNNIDLTSIIAYETTCKKTNYIKIEKNSTIIFTSPSAINCFFENFNWDDSFKAICIGKTTASYLPKNINYKIPHKTSIEASINLAKLI
- the guaA gene encoding glutamine-hydrolyzing GMP synthase, whose product is MNHVPILVLDFGSQYTQLIARKLRESGVYSEIVPYNESIEQIKARTPKGIILSGGPASVYAQDSYHPSSEIFNLGLPILGICYGMQLIAHTLGGSVIAADHHEYGKAKLSFVGVSPIFKDTQDGQIVWMSHGDRVDVLPSGFEKIATSENSPYAAIANIDKNIFAFQFHPEVYHSQEGSKLLKNFAKYICGCESTWNMGSFAKEQIAKIQAKVGKDKVLCGVSGGVDSSVVAALLAEAIGDQLVPVFVDNGLLRANEREQVEAMFKSRGVNLITADASELFLSRLAGVTDPERKRKIIGETFIEVFDAEAKKHDGIKYLAQGTLYTDVIESVAVKGPSKTIKSHHNVGGLPDWMTFELIEPLREIFKDEVRILGLELGLPKDMIGRHPFPGPGLAIRIMGEVNKDDLEILRAADVIMLDVLRASGYYDKTWQAFTVLLNVKSVGVMGDNRTYDNTACIRIVEATDGMTATFAHIPHEILEQMSRRIINEVDGINRVVYDISSKPPATIEWE
- the nadB gene encoding L-aspartate oxidase, with protein sequence MIYDYIIIGTGVAGLSAASYIPENKKVLLVCKKVPWECNTFWAQGGVATAVNENDIPMHIKDTIEAGAMLNDIEAVTKLSKISLETIHDLIEKGFEFDKNEAGELAFTKEAAHSRSRILHADGDATGRMLHIFLLGTCPHEVVTDSVVIDLLVQDDLCYGAVIRSGEKQRVVYAHNTIIASGGIGSIYKYHTNSTTVSGDIQGICSEKGLALKDMEMMQFHPTVFTYTDFARKPLLSEALRGEGAEIEDEDGRRFLFDYHCDGELAPRDVVSRAIFDYALKTGSQVYLSFKNFKKDFFKKRFPNIYKNLKELGFELPFERVPISPAFHYAMGGIETTLDAKVKGMKNLYAIGEAACSGVHGANRLASNSLLEGLVFSKIAVMDSLNNDIKIDPTQYNSLIKHYILQKPADKAIKNELRELMWTHAAIVRTHSGLEYALTKVNEYLTQDIGRLLYLRLLTAKAILEAALNRKESLGAHYIKD
- a CDS encoding glycine zipper 2TM domain-containing protein, giving the protein MNQLTNKAIALAISVFASVSLANAQSVTVKVTEQIAITKPFTTKIKTGERCYEDTVEVMVNCGNDDTNTIGIDTLIGATLGVVIGNQIGSGSGRDAAKIIGGLGGGYIANQQRSNKQCKTYNQITRCEPIYEYVTEERVVGYRNCAEYNGQKICKETAGPLDTLTVTQKIVVH